In Vespa velutina chromosome 1, iVesVel2.1, whole genome shotgun sequence, the following proteins share a genomic window:
- the LOC124951278 gene encoding glycylpeptide N-tetradecanoyltransferase 1 translates to MEDKNQVVEREAKKDEIHEKDGHSKSSKKRNRKKKKQPVHSTSENHNNAGHSEEKNLHSACNISIKEIQMAMEVFNMQQKPAKTQEEAMQKPYQFWSTQPVPKMDEKIVCNEPIEPDKTSIRAEPYSLPEGFQWDTLNLDDPLVLAELYSLLSENYVEDDDAMFRFDYPPIFLKWALQPPGWCKEWHCGVRVSKSGRLVGFISAIPATLRIYNHTKKMVEINFLCVHKKLRSKRVAPVLIREITRRVNLQGIFQAVYTAGVVLPKPVATCRYWHRSLNPKKLIEIKFSHLSRNMTMQRTLKLYKLPENTKVPGFRKLVYTDIPQAHKILSDYLEKFDLAPIFTIEEFQHWFLPQNGMINTFVVENDGKITDMVSYYTLPSSIMHHQAHKTLKAAYSFYNVSTVTPWLELMTDALISARNLGFDVFNALDLMDNKEFLEPLKFGIGDGNLQYYLYNWRCPSMTPGKIGLVLQ, encoded by the exons atGGAGGATAAGAATCAGGTCGTGGAGCGAGAGGCTAAGAAAGATGAAATTCATGAAAAAGATGGGCATTCCAAAAG TTCTAAGAAAAGGAaccgtaagaaaaagaaacaaccaGTACATTCCACGAGTGAAAATCACAATAATGCAGGACacagtgaagaaaaaaatcttcacAGTGCTTGTAATATCTCCATAAAGGAGATACAAATGGCTATGGAAGTATTTAATATGCAACAAAAGCCTGCCAAAACTCAAGAAGAAGCAATGCAAAAGCCTTATCAATTTTGGAGTACCCAACCAGTACCTAAAATGG ATGAAAAAATTGTGTGCAATGAACCAATTGAACCTGATAAAACTTCCATAAGGGCAGAACCTTATTCGTTGCCAGAAGGTTTTCAATGGGATACTTTAAACCTTGATGATCCTTTGGTATTAGCAGAATTATATTCTCTGCTATCAGAAAACTATGTAGAAGACGACGATGCGATGTTTAGATTTGATTATCCACctatatttttgaaatg GGCATTACAACCACCAGGATGGTGTAAAGAATGGCACTGCGGTGTTAGAGTCAGCAAAAGCGGACGTCTAGTCGGTTTCATTTCCGCTATTCCAGCTACTCTACGCATTTATAACCA taCTAAAAAGATggttgaaataaatttcttgtGTGTACATAAGAAATTAAGATCCAAAAGGGTTGCTCCTGTTCTGATACGAGAAATTACAAGGAGAGTAAATCTTCAAGGAATATTTCAGGCTGTGTATACTGCTGGAGTTGTATTACCAAAACCAGTTGCAACTTGCAG ATATTGGCATCGATCGCTTAATCCAAAGAAgcttattgaaataaaattttctcatcTCTCGCGTAACATGACTATGCAAAGAACTTTAAAACTGTATAAACTGCCAGAGAACACCAAGGTGCCTGGATTTAGGAAGCTCGTTTATACAGATATTCCACAAGCTCACAAAATTTTAAGCGAT TACttagaaaaatttgatctGGCACCGATTTTTACAATCGAGGAATTTCAACATTGGTTCCTTCCACAAAATGGCATGATCAATACTTTTGTAGTGGAAAATGATGGTAAAATTACGGATATGGTTAGCTATTACACATTACCAAGTTCAATAATGCATCATCAAGCACATAAGACCTTAAAAGCCGCATATAGTTTTTACAATGTCTCCACCGTCACTCCATGGCTCGAGCTTATGACCGATGCTCTTATATCAGCCCGTAAC TTGGGCTTCGACGTATTTAATGCTCTGGACTTGATGGATAATAAGGAGTTCTTGGAACCTTTGAAATTTGGTATTGGCGATGGTAATctccaatattatttatacaactGGCGTTGCCCAAGTATGACGCCTGGAAAAATTGGTTTGGTGCTCCAGTAG
- the LOC124951292 gene encoding uncharacterized protein LOC124951292 isoform X1, producing the protein MAPHVQRVFRASSEIMESTWQLMTTVIFFLVQLNILHAHREHKVHNIVLYPDKHSWCKTTPIKQVVAWPQCSSQELDNNVCVGACFSYMVPHSEPSAPGDLIRPYCDSCQPLDSVWHTVTLDCKDEGNNPMTMQKKVQIITNCSCSSCMETSRIKPDYNTLLQSLAVENLDKNVNVVHETPDLLLNPNLNSSKNTTRDGVEANERFLQLFKQGLKDSEKLDETGAKELFSKFGEEIDMDKLRDLLKKYSQEDERHQQHQQTNKQQQQQQQQHHGATTMLHRGPHHSMVLDSGVKEKIDVEPHYLHPAVAGQEISYHDNVVVDKGKKKDF; encoded by the exons ATGGCGCCACACGTCCAGCGTGTTTTCAGGGCATCCTCCG AGATCATGGAATCTACGTGGCAGTTAATGACAAcagtcattttctttttggttcaattgaatatattacaCGCCCATCGGGAACATAAG GTCCACAACATAGTACTCTATCCAGACAAGCACAGTTGGTGCAAAACGACGCCTATCAAGCAGGTAGTCGCGTGGCCTCAATGCTCATCCCAAGAGCTCGACAACAACGTGTGCGTTGGAGCTTGTTTCTCTTACATGGTACCCCACAGCGAGCCGTCCGCTCCTGGTGATTTGATAAGACCCTATTGCGACTCGTGTCAGCCTCTCGACAGTGTTTGGCATACA GTTACCTTGGATTGTAAGGATGAGGGAAATAATCCTATGACTATGCAGAAGAAGGTTCAAATAATAACGAACTGTTCCTGCAGTTCGTGCATGGAGACATCTAGGATCAAACCTGATTATAATACTTTACTTCAATCATTGGCGGTCGAAAATTTGGATAAGAACGTTAACGTTGTTCACGAGACACCAGATCTTTTGTTGAATCCTAATTTAAATTCATCGAAGAATACAACAAGAGACGGCGTGGAAGCTAACGAAAGATTTCTGCAATTGTTCAAGCAAGGATTGAAGGATTCAGAGAAATTAGACGAGACAGGTGCGAAGGAACttttttcgaaattcggaGAGGAAATCGATATGGATAAGTTGAGGGATTTGTTGAAGAAATATAGTCAAGAGGACGAGAGGCatcaacaacatcaacaaactaataaacaacaacaacaacaacagcaacaacatcaCGGTGCTACAACGATGCTACATCGAGGTCCTCATCATTCAATGGTTTTGGATTCTggtgttaaagaaaaaatcgacgTTGAGCCACATTATTTACATCCAGCGGTGGCTGGTCAAGAGATCAGTTATCATGACAACGTTGTCGTCGACAAGGgcaagaagaaagatttttga
- the LOC124951281 gene encoding hyaluronidase A isoform X2 encodes MIMRMSRTNWPKKIFNIYWNVPTYFCHQHDVYFNELTKFDIKYNPKGNYRGDTISLFYDPGNFPAMVPLKNGTYDIRNEGVPQKGNITVHLQQFTKELDEIYPKKISGGIGVINFNKWRPIFRRNVNNLKINKEVSIDLVRKEHPKWDKSMIETEASNRFEKSARIFMEKTLKLAKDIRNKNKWGYHGYPYCPTASTGNPSFDCDALAMNENDKLSWLFKYQDVLLPSVYVKHVLKPEEKIGLVRGSVKEAVRISKKFEHLPKVLSYWWYAYEDKMDTFLTETDVKNTFREILINGGDGIIIWGTMHDLNKEKCEKLKQYLSTILGPIAFKVMEAVKKRTPLNF; translated from the exons ATGATAATGCGTATGTCAAG AACGAATTGGccgaaaaaaatctttaacatTTATTGGAACGTTCCTACCTATTTTTGTCATCAGCATGACGTCTACTTCAATGAGTTGACAAAATttgatatcaaatataatccTAAGGGAAATTATCGCGGTGATACGATATCACTCTTTTATGATCCTGGAAATTTTCCTGCTATGGTGCCACTCAAAAATG GCACATATGACATAAGAAACGAAGGAGTTCCTCAAAAAGGTAACATCACAGTTCATCTTCAACAATTTACCAAAGAATTAGATGAAATATATCCAAAGAAAATTTCCGGTGGTATTGGTGTGATAAACTTTAATAAATGGAGACCAATCTTTCGACGCAATGtgaataatttaaagataaataaggaGGTTTCCATAGATCTTGTTCGCAAGGAACATCCAAAATGGGATAAATCAATGATCGAAACGGAAGCATCGAATAGATTCGAAAAATCTGCCAGaatatttatggaaaaaaCTTTAAAATTGGCGAAGGATattaggaataaaaataaatggggTTATCACGGGTATCCCTATTGTCCTACTGCTTCAACTGGTAATCCTAGCTTTGATTGTGACGCTCTAGCGATGAACGAGAACGACAA GCTATCGTGGCTATTCAAGTATCAAGATGTACTTTTGCCATCCGTCTATGTGAAACATGTTCTAAAACCAGAGGAAAAAATTGGTCTAGTACGAGGAAGCGTGAAAGAAGCTGTTAGAATCTCAAAAAAATTTGAACATTTACCTAAAGTACTATCTTATTGGTGGTACGCATATGAAGATAAAATGGACACTTTTCTTACCGAG ACCGACGTGAAAAATACTTTCCGAGAAATTCTTATTAATGGTGGGGATGGTATTATTATATGGGGTACCATGCATGACTTAAACAAAGAGAAATGTGAAAAATTGAAACAGTACTTATCGACGATTTTGGGACCAATCGCTTTTAAAGTGATGGAAGCtgtcaaaaaaagaacaccATTAAACTTTTAA
- the LOC124951287 gene encoding hyaluronidase B, protein MLLVTLLLFFLQPLVNGDSCGSNCEKSERPKRVFNIYWNVPTFMCHQYGLYFDEVTNFNIKHNSKDNFQGDKIAIFYDPGEFPALLPLKYGKYKIRNGGVPQEGNITIHLQRFIEHLDKTYPNRNFSGIGVIDFERWRPIFRQNWGNMKIYKNFSIDLVRKEHPFWNKKMIELEASKRFEKYARLFMEETLKLAKKTRKQADWGYYGYPYCFNMSPTNFVPDCDVTAMRENDEMSWLFNNQNVLLPSVYVRRELTPDQRIGLVQGRVKEAVRISNNLKHSPKVFSYWWYVYQDETNTFLTETDVKKTFQEIVINGGDGIIIWGSSSDVNSLSKCMRLREYLLTVLGPIAVNVTEAVN, encoded by the exons ATGCTCCTAGTGacccttttacttttttttcttcagccCTTAGTGAACGGCGACTCTTGCGG ATCGAATTGCGAAAAATCCGAGAGACCGAAAAGAGTCTTCAACATTTATTGGAACGTTCCTACCTTTATGTGTCATCAATATGGTCTCTACTTCGACGAGGtgacaaattttaatataaaacataattctAAGGACAATTTCCAGGGGGACAAGATAGCAATTTTTTATGATCCTGGAGAATTCCCGGCGTTATTGCCACTCAAATATG GCaaatataagataagaaaCGGTGGAGTTCCTCAAGAAGGTAACATAACGATACATCTTCAAAGATTTATCGAACATTTGGATAAAACATATCCAAATAGAAACTTCAGTGGTATCGGTGTAATCGATTTTGAAAGATGGAGACCGATCTTCCGACAAAATTGGGGCAATATGaagatatataagaatttttcaatagaTTTAGTTCGCAAAGAACATCCATTCTGGAATAAAAAGATGATCGAATTGGAGGCATCGAAGAGGTTCGAAAAATATGCCAGACTTTTCATGGAAGAAACTTTGAAATTGGCCAAAAAGACTAGGAAGCAGGCTGATTGGGGTTATTATGGATATCCCTATTGCTTTAATATGTCGCCTACTAATTTCGTCCCTGATTGTGACGTTACAGCGATGCGCGAGAACGACGA GATGTCGTGGCTGTTCAATAATCAAAATGTACTTCTACCATCCGTCTATGTTAGACGTGAATTGACCCCTGATCAAAGAATTGGTTTAGTGCAAGGAAGAGTAAAGGAAGCTGTTAGAATCTCGAACAATTTAAAGCATTCACCGAAAGTGTTCTCTTATTGGTGGTACGTGTATCAGGACGAAACGAATACTTTTCTTACCGAG ACCGACGTGAAAAAGACTTTCCAAGAGATAGTGATAAACGGTGGGGATGGTATCATTATATGGGGTAGCTCGTCCGACGTAAACAGCTTAAGTAAATGTATGAGATTGCGGGAGTATCTGTTAACGGTTTTAGGACCAATCGCGGTTAACGTGACAGAAGCCGTTAACTAA
- the LOC124951281 gene encoding hyaluronidase A isoform X1 yields MLLVILFLYLLHPLVNGNLNRTNWPKKIFNIYWNVPTYFCHQHDVYFNELTKFDIKYNPKGNYRGDTISLFYDPGNFPAMVPLKNGTYDIRNEGVPQKGNITVHLQQFTKELDEIYPKKISGGIGVINFNKWRPIFRRNVNNLKINKEVSIDLVRKEHPKWDKSMIETEASNRFEKSARIFMEKTLKLAKDIRNKNKWGYHGYPYCPTASTGNPSFDCDALAMNENDKLSWLFKYQDVLLPSVYVKHVLKPEEKIGLVRGSVKEAVRISKKFEHLPKVLSYWWYAYEDKMDTFLTETDVKNTFREILINGGDGIIIWGTMHDLNKEKCEKLKQYLSTILGPIAFKVMEAVKKRTPLNF; encoded by the exons ATGCTCCTAgtgatcctttttctttacttactTCATCCCTTAGTGAACGGCAATTTAAACAG AACGAATTGGccgaaaaaaatctttaacatTTATTGGAACGTTCCTACCTATTTTTGTCATCAGCATGACGTCTACTTCAATGAGTTGACAAAATttgatatcaaatataatccTAAGGGAAATTATCGCGGTGATACGATATCACTCTTTTATGATCCTGGAAATTTTCCTGCTATGGTGCCACTCAAAAATG GCACATATGACATAAGAAACGAAGGAGTTCCTCAAAAAGGTAACATCACAGTTCATCTTCAACAATTTACCAAAGAATTAGATGAAATATATCCAAAGAAAATTTCCGGTGGTATTGGTGTGATAAACTTTAATAAATGGAGACCAATCTTTCGACGCAATGtgaataatttaaagataaataaggaGGTTTCCATAGATCTTGTTCGCAAGGAACATCCAAAATGGGATAAATCAATGATCGAAACGGAAGCATCGAATAGATTCGAAAAATCTGCCAGaatatttatggaaaaaaCTTTAAAATTGGCGAAGGATattaggaataaaaataaatggggTTATCACGGGTATCCCTATTGTCCTACTGCTTCAACTGGTAATCCTAGCTTTGATTGTGACGCTCTAGCGATGAACGAGAACGACAA GCTATCGTGGCTATTCAAGTATCAAGATGTACTTTTGCCATCCGTCTATGTGAAACATGTTCTAAAACCAGAGGAAAAAATTGGTCTAGTACGAGGAAGCGTGAAAGAAGCTGTTAGAATCTCAAAAAAATTTGAACATTTACCTAAAGTACTATCTTATTGGTGGTACGCATATGAAGATAAAATGGACACTTTTCTTACCGAG ACCGACGTGAAAAATACTTTCCGAGAAATTCTTATTAATGGTGGGGATGGTATTATTATATGGGGTACCATGCATGACTTAAACAAAGAGAAATGTGAAAAATTGAAACAGTACTTATCGACGATTTTGGGACCAATCGCTTTTAAAGTGATGGAAGCtgtcaaaaaaagaacaccATTAAACTTTTAA
- the LOC124951292 gene encoding uncharacterized protein LOC124951292 isoform X2 has translation MESTWQLMTTVIFFLVQLNILHAHREHKVHNIVLYPDKHSWCKTTPIKQVVAWPQCSSQELDNNVCVGACFSYMVPHSEPSAPGDLIRPYCDSCQPLDSVWHTVTLDCKDEGNNPMTMQKKVQIITNCSCSSCMETSRIKPDYNTLLQSLAVENLDKNVNVVHETPDLLLNPNLNSSKNTTRDGVEANERFLQLFKQGLKDSEKLDETGAKELFSKFGEEIDMDKLRDLLKKYSQEDERHQQHQQTNKQQQQQQQQHHGATTMLHRGPHHSMVLDSGVKEKIDVEPHYLHPAVAGQEISYHDNVVVDKGKKKDF, from the exons ATGGAATCTACGTGGCAGTTAATGACAAcagtcattttctttttggttcaattgaatatattacaCGCCCATCGGGAACATAAG GTCCACAACATAGTACTCTATCCAGACAAGCACAGTTGGTGCAAAACGACGCCTATCAAGCAGGTAGTCGCGTGGCCTCAATGCTCATCCCAAGAGCTCGACAACAACGTGTGCGTTGGAGCTTGTTTCTCTTACATGGTACCCCACAGCGAGCCGTCCGCTCCTGGTGATTTGATAAGACCCTATTGCGACTCGTGTCAGCCTCTCGACAGTGTTTGGCATACA GTTACCTTGGATTGTAAGGATGAGGGAAATAATCCTATGACTATGCAGAAGAAGGTTCAAATAATAACGAACTGTTCCTGCAGTTCGTGCATGGAGACATCTAGGATCAAACCTGATTATAATACTTTACTTCAATCATTGGCGGTCGAAAATTTGGATAAGAACGTTAACGTTGTTCACGAGACACCAGATCTTTTGTTGAATCCTAATTTAAATTCATCGAAGAATACAACAAGAGACGGCGTGGAAGCTAACGAAAGATTTCTGCAATTGTTCAAGCAAGGATTGAAGGATTCAGAGAAATTAGACGAGACAGGTGCGAAGGAACttttttcgaaattcggaGAGGAAATCGATATGGATAAGTTGAGGGATTTGTTGAAGAAATATAGTCAAGAGGACGAGAGGCatcaacaacatcaacaaactaataaacaacaacaacaacaacagcaacaacatcaCGGTGCTACAACGATGCTACATCGAGGTCCTCATCATTCAATGGTTTTGGATTCTggtgttaaagaaaaaatcgacgTTGAGCCACATTATTTACATCCAGCGGTGGCTGGTCAAGAGATCAGTTATCATGACAACGTTGTCGTCGACAAGGgcaagaagaaagatttttga